Genomic DNA from Triticum urartu cultivar G1812 unplaced genomic scaffold, Tu2.1 TuUngrouped_contig_5843, whole genome shotgun sequence:
ttgatgataacatcgagtggaattcactgggggtgattcctcgggttttccccttggtgttagacacacagttactatggttactacgactttacactgaaccatgttactaaagacgggtcggccctgagggatACCCGcacgagcttaatagcgagtggtgtggagtcgggttgaactggaaggtgcccgcgagatacttacgaggcgtggccgggcattcttagcccttgccgcaagtactcgagatggggcaacggggtcacatctttcgtgagtctctgcttgttaccgcgcgttcctaatccactacgatttggatatttgatccgaggggcctctggcctgatagcactaaccatcacatgggcatagtatgggcgttctgcgtcgtatgcatcagccgaaatttaatagacgtcagcaactgagcggcgcgcgccgggttggactgctaAGCACCTGCccttttgaaggaggtagctaggtctgctcaccggttgcgtacgcaacgtgcaggagttcctggggagatggcccatgacccctgggggcataggtctAGTCCTGCGtgttgacctctctattaagcctaggtcgggttgcggtgtattgtttggccgaggccgggcatgacccaggaaagtgtgtccggccagagttaatcgagcgtggtgggtaagttggtgcacccctgcagggaagaaaataTTTATCGATAGTCTAtcctatggtaacggacacttggagttgtatctcaatcgatacaactagaattggatacttgagatgataaatggatatgagaaatggatatgagcattggatagtatggctctgggattgctttctcgcagggagtcgagaaaggatctctggccgaggttgataacattactgctactttactttatgctactctactccctcctgttgctgcaagatggtggtttccagaagatgctagtcatCGATAGTACTAGGCCTTtcctctattctggcatttctgcagcCCAGTCCACATATAAAACTCTTTCTTTGATACTGTTGCATAtttagtgtagatccttgcttgcgagtactttggatgagtacccacggctgctttgctacctcttttcccccatacccgattgttgcgaccagatgacggatcccaggagccagacaaCACCACTaatgactactgctaccccgagggtgcctactactacgtgacggccgctgacgacttggagtagttaggaggctcccaggcaggaggccttgccttttcgatcaatgttgcttttgtgctagtcttcttaaggcaaaacttgtttaactcatgcctgtactcagatattgttgcttccgctgactcttgtgtattcgagcttatgtattcgagccctcgaggcccctggcttgtaatataaagcttgtattattttaatttgtgtctagagttgtgttgtgatatcttcccgtgagtccttgatcttgatcatacacatttgcgtgtatgattagtgtacgattgaatcgagggcgtcacacaggtattcggtgacttgtgtgttgtctcctctggattgatacattgattctcaaactgagggaaataattatctcaactttgctacatcaccatttcctctttgagggaaaaaccaacgcaagctcaagaagtagcaaagACCATACCCAATCCGCAAGGAGAGAAGAGACATAGGTTTGCCCAAATGCAGGAGAGTGATAGGAAGGATGTGGAGCGTGCTTTCGATGTGCTTCAGTCTCGGTGGGGTATCGTTTGTAACCCTGCATTGACATGGAGCACGAAGAAGCTTTGGGAGGTGATGACTACTTCTGTGATCATGCACAAGATGATCGTGGAGGATGAGCACGATGATAGCATCTACGACCAAGAGCCTGATTTTTAGCGCGAAAATGTTGAGTCTGAGCATCGACCTCCTGCAACCTTTGAATAGTTTATCGAGTTTCATCGGGAATTGTGTGATTGGCATACTCATGTCCAGCTCCAGGATGACTTAGTTGAGCACATGTGGACTCATGTTGGCGAGCAATAAATCTATTTAAATTCTTTTCGCACAAACAATTTTCAATTGAATTGTAATAAAACTTTGATATTATTTTTAATTCGATTGGGTTGTAATAAGACTATTTCAAACATGCAACTATTGCCATGTTTAATTTCAGATATTTGTTATATTCTCGAACGGATAAGATGCGGCCGAAGTGCGGCCCTGCATTGGGCGCACGGCCGGCGCATCCATAAAATCCGGATGGACACGACCCCATTGCCACCCCAAACGGACATCTGTTTAAGGTCGTGCGTTGAAGTTAGCTTACTACCTAAACAATTACGGCGTGTTCAAGTTATCTTTAGTTAAGATCACACCTTTCTTTAGAGACCAGATCATAAGTGTCACATCTTGCTCCTTGCCCACTGACTCTGGCCCTCGACATATACGGCCACGGGAGATCATAGGCGAACGGGAGGAACATGACAAGAGCTTGTGAGTCACTGGAACCTTCGTCTAAACCTGACCTATGGTGGCACGTTAGGCTAATCTAGCAGCAATCGATCGCCATTTATATAGTTTTATTATACGCATTTTTATTTTCTAAACACAACTTACAAAAAAAAAGAGACTAACCCTTGTTGGCATTTTACAACCTCAGCTGCCCAGCCAACGGGTCGACGCTCCGTCTTCCCTAAACACAACTTACAAGAGACACACAATTATGAGGTCTTTTTTCATGTTATCCTCATGTATAGAAAAAATACAAACAAATATATTTAAAAAAAGCAAACAAACTCCCTGCAAAGATTCATGTGACGAAAACGATAGGCGGCGAGATGGCCAGATGGCCCATACACCCCACCCCACCACCATTTGCACTGTTCCCATTGCCTTGCCCTTTTGACAAGTGTCATGCTGCTCGTGGCCCTCTGCTCAGCTCAACCCCGTTCGTCCCGGCAACTGCAAGAGCATAAAGTGTGCAGACGCGCGCCTCAACCTCCAACCCCTCGAAAGCCATCGCTCACACCCTCCATTTCCTCCTGCTTCTTGTAGCTTGCCGAGCCGTGTCTGCTGCACTCTCTGGCCATGGCGGCTGCGAGGCTGGGTCTGCCGCGGTTGATGCTGGCGATGCTTGTACTGGCGGCATTGCTCGGTGTCGGCGTCGACGGGAGGAACCACGTGCACAAGAAGCCTCCTCGTGCTGGCGTCGGCTCTCGGCACAGGGCTGGCGCGAAGGTGGGCACGGTGGCGTCGTCGCCGGCCGTTCCACCGGACGACAACGCGGCGCCTTTGGTGGCCCCGCCGCCGGGCGGCATTGTCCCGTCTGACCCGGCCACGCCGTTCCGGCCGGAGCCGTGCGTGTTCGACGTCCGGGCGTACGGCGCGACGGGCGAGAGCACGGCGGACGACACCGAGGCCTTCCGGGCGGCGTGGAGGGCGGCCTGCGCCGTTGAGTCGGCCGTGCTGCTGGTGCCGTCCGACGGCACCTTCACCATCTCTACCACCACCTTCTCCGGGCCGTGCAAGCCCGGCCTCGTGTTCCAAGTACGTAGTACGTACACACTTGTGCTTGATCAATACCATGCGCGCGCTTATGTGATTCCTGTTGGGCAAAATGTATTCCAAGCTTACCAGTTATTGACACCACATATAACTTGTCGGTGGATGATGAATTGATCGCGGTGGTGCATGAGTAAGCAATTATCAGTGGGAAGCTAGATTAGATGAAAGAGGTCTCTGCCATTgttacccctctccctccttcctCTCCCCGGAGTCATCTCTCATCATGAAGCTACGAGAAGAGCGGAGAGAACAGCTACGAGAATTTGACCGGGAGTCACGTGTGGTAGAGGAAGGAGACAAGAGTGGGAGGAGTCACGGAGAGGAAAAGACCACAGCTTCACGTGTGTCGCTCCCCCCTCATGTGTTCGGCTGGAAAGTCCCAGCACTAATCAGAACCATGCTCGCTATTAAAACTGAAAATGCTTTCTAACCAACGGCCGATGGTGGGTGCAGGTGGACGGGGTGCTGATgccgccggacgggccggactGCTGGCCACCGTCGGACAACCGGCGGCAGTGGCTGGTCTTCTCCGGCCTGGACGGCCTGACGCTGCGCGGCGCCGGCACCATCGAGGGCAACGGCGAGGAGTGGTGGAACCTCCCCTGCAAGCCCCACAGGGTACGTATCAGTATCAGTGTATCACACCCCAATTAAGTCCCAAACAGTATTTGTCTCTGGTCGACACCTCAATGATCAGACGAGTCCCTCCACTTTTCCTCGCAGGGTCCGAACGGGTCCACGCTGCACGGGCCTTGCGACAGCCCCACGGTATGTATGTATGCAAAATGCTGCCACGCTTGCTGTGTAGTAATAGAACATGAACATTTTGTACCTGTTGACCATGGCTCATCTATCGTGTGCGTGCGCCCTACAGCTGATCAGGTTCTTCGAGAGCAGCAACCTGGTGGTGCGGGGCCTGAGGGTGGAGAACAGCCCCGAGTTCCACTTCCGGTTCGACGGCTGCAGCGACGTGCTCGTCGACGGGCTATTCATCAGGTCCCCGGCCAACAGCCCCAACACCGACGGCATCCACGTCGAGAACACGGAGCGTGTCGGCATCTACAACTCCAAGATCAGCAACGGTACTCCACGCACGCAACACAACTGCTCCTTTTCCTGTTGGCTGCTCTTGTTTTGAGTAACTTTGCTCTCTCTGTGTGTGTATGACGTGAAGGCATCGAACTAATTTTTTTTTTGTTGGCGTGCAGGCGATGATTGCATCTCCATCGGGACCGGGAGCTACGACGTGGACATACAGAACGTAACGTGTGGCCCTGGGCACGGCATAAGGTAGGCGCACGCCCCGGTacatatacatacatacacacacatacatacgGTTTATAGGAGAAAACAGCAACACACCCGACGAAAACCTCCAAAGGGCACTCTATAAATGCACGATGGCATCACCTTAGCTTCCACCATGTCTCTGGCCGCTCGTCGTGTTATGCACCGCGATTCGGTGTCCTAGTCCCACACCACACGTGCCAGCTTCTGTCGCCGGTCACATGACTTTTTATCTTGCGGCCAATAACAAACCTCAGTAGTACTACAATAAACCAGAATGTCACAGagcacacatacacatgcattgCGTCGGCACTCACTCACTCCAGTGCTATGTGGTTGCATTGCAGCATCGGCAGCCTGGGCGTGCACAACTCGCAGGCGTGCGTGGCGAACGTGACGGTGCGGAACGCGGTGATCCGGAACTCGGACAACGGGCTGCGGATCAAGACATGGCAGGGCGGCATGGGGTCGGTGTCCGGCATCGCCTTCGACGGGGTGACCATGGAGAACGTGCGCAACTGCATCATCATCGACCAGTACTACTGCCAGGACAAGCGGTGCATGAACCAGTCCACGGCCGTGCACGTCACCGACGTCTCCTACGCCAACGTCCGGGGCTCCTACGACGTGCGCAGCGCGCCCATCCACTTCGCCTGCAGCGACACCGTGCCCTGCACCAACGTCACCATGGCCGAGGTCGAGCTGCTGCCCTTCAGCGGCGAGCTCGTCGACGACCCCTACTGCTGGAGCGCCTACGGGGCGCAGCAGACGCCCACCATCCCGCCCGTCTCCTGCCTCCAGGACGGCGTCCCGGAGGCCCTCCTCGACAACCCCGATCTCAAGTGCCGATGACGacagttttgcaaggttcagagTTCAGAGTTCAGAGTTCAGAGCTGAGACAACAGTCGAGTCATGTGGAGTTGTACATGTGTGCTTCTGCTCCCTCTCGGTGAAGGTCGTCCTACGTAGCTACCCATTTGCCTCCCGGCCGGTGGAATTTATTCTCCGAATTGGGTTCCACTTTTTTTTTTAAACAAGACAAAAGATTTGCCATTTTCATTGATTAAGGGAGAAGGTTTAAGACAAATGGCCGCAA
This window encodes:
- the LOC125529781 gene encoding polygalacturonase At1g48100-like, with translation MAAARLGLPRLMLAMLVLAALLGVGVDGRNHVHKKPPRAGVGSRHRAGAKVGTVASSPAVPPDDNAAPLVAPPPGGIVPSDPATPFRPEPCVFDVRAYGATGESTADDTEAFRAAWRAACAVESAVLLVPSDGTFTISTTTFSGPCKPGLVFQVDGVLMPPDGPDCWPPSDNRRQWLVFSGLDGLTLRGAGTIEGNGEEWWNLPCKPHRGPNGSTLHGPCDSPTLIRFFESSNLVVRGLRVENSPEFHFRFDGCSDVLVDGLFIRSPANSPNTDGIHVENTERVGIYNSKISNGDDCISIGTGSYDVDIQNVTCGPGHGISIGSLGVHNSQACVANVTVRNAVIRNSDNGLRIKTWQGGMGSVSGIAFDGVTMENVRNCIIIDQYYCQDKRCMNQSTAVHVTDVSYANVRGSYDVRSAPIHFACSDTVPCTNVTMAEVELLPFSGELVDDPYCWSAYGAQQTPTIPPVSCLQDGVPEALLDNPDLKCR